In Massilia forsythiae, one DNA window encodes the following:
- a CDS encoding sigma-54-dependent transcriptional regulator → MPTVLIIDDNAAVGLALDVLFSLHDIAALHAASPDEGLALLEREDVDLVIQDMNFTADTTSGEEGVALFRAIRARHPDLPVILLTAWTHLDAAVDLIKAGAADYLPKPWNDERLLSTVTNLIELGQANRALNRRLRQERRARRELEQGFDLRGLVWADPATERVLHLACQVARADVPVLITGPNGSGKERIAEIIQANSAVANGPFVVLNCGALPSELIEAELFGAEAGAYTGAIRAREGKFEAADGGTLFLDEIGNLPPAGQMKLLRVLETGRFERLGANRERQVKVRVISATNADLHAMIRSGGFREDLFYRLNVIELKLPALAARPGDILPLAQALLAPDKTLHADAERALLAHAWPGNVRELKNVMARAGLLAQGAVIRAADLGLPPAAGAAPATAGSGAGGSTAGAGLDAEPDREAIAAALARAGGVVAQAAAELGLSRQALYRRMERLGIARAA, encoded by the coding sequence ATGCCCACCGTACTGATCATCGATGACAACGCCGCCGTCGGGCTCGCGCTCGACGTGCTGTTCTCGCTGCACGACATCGCCGCCCTGCACGCGGCCTCGCCCGACGAAGGCCTGGCGCTGCTGGAACGCGAGGACGTCGACCTGGTGATCCAGGACATGAATTTTACGGCGGATACGACCTCGGGCGAGGAAGGGGTGGCGCTGTTCCGCGCCATCCGCGCGCGTCACCCGGACTTGCCGGTGATCCTGCTGACCGCCTGGACCCACCTGGACGCGGCCGTCGATTTGATCAAGGCCGGGGCCGCCGACTATCTGCCCAAGCCGTGGAACGACGAGCGGCTGCTGTCGACGGTAACCAACCTGATCGAGCTGGGCCAGGCCAACCGCGCGCTGAACCGGCGCCTGCGCCAGGAACGGCGCGCGCGGCGCGAACTGGAGCAGGGTTTCGACCTGCGCGGCCTGGTGTGGGCCGACCCGGCCACCGAGCGCGTGTTGCACCTGGCCTGCCAGGTGGCGCGCGCCGACGTGCCGGTCCTGATCACCGGGCCCAACGGCAGCGGCAAGGAGCGCATCGCCGAGATCATCCAGGCCAATTCGGCGGTGGCGAACGGCCCCTTCGTGGTGCTCAACTGCGGCGCCCTGCCCTCGGAACTGATCGAGGCGGAACTGTTCGGCGCCGAGGCCGGCGCCTACACCGGCGCCATCCGCGCGCGCGAGGGCAAGTTCGAGGCGGCCGATGGCGGCACCCTGTTCCTCGACGAGATCGGCAACCTGCCGCCGGCCGGGCAGATGAAGCTGCTGCGCGTGCTGGAAACCGGCCGCTTCGAGCGGCTCGGCGCGAACCGCGAGCGGCAGGTGAAGGTGCGCGTGATCAGCGCCACCAACGCCGACCTGCACGCCATGATCCGCAGCGGCGGCTTCCGCGAAGATTTGTTCTATCGCCTGAACGTGATCGAGCTGAAGCTGCCGGCGCTGGCGGCGCGCCCGGGCGACATCCTGCCGCTGGCGCAGGCCCTGCTGGCGCCGGATAAAACCCTGCATGCGGACGCCGAACGCGCACTGCTGGCACATGCCTGGCCCGGCAACGTGCGCGAATTGAAAAACGTGATGGCGCGCGCCGGCCTGCTGGCGCAGGGCGCCGTGATCCGCGCGGCCGACCTCGGGCTGCCGCCGGCGGCCGGCGCGGCGCCCGCCACCGCCGGATCCGGCGCGGGCGGCTCCACTGCCGGCGCCGGGCTGGATGCCGAACCCGACCGCGAAGCCATCGCGGCGGCGCTGGCGCGCGCCGGCGGCGTGGTGGCGCAGGCCGCGGCCGAACTGGGCCTGTCGCGCCAGGCGCTGTACCGGCGCATGGAACGGCTCGGCATCGCACGCGCGGCATGA
- a CDS encoding sensor histidine kinase, whose protein sequence is MNARRDAGDSEPAGGDRETGAGARASANARSSDSGTTNRAGNAGDDSSLPPGGSQAGSPQRDAGRRKGLRLSLATRWSALVGTLLALGIVIALTLDRLLPGRTPLVLGLSLLCVVPIALITLRAQIQPILSLLRALEGTVASYRDGDFSFGLHWPQNDELADLVRAHNALGDVLRAQRLDLVQRELLLDTMVQNTPVAMLLVAEPVGERTQRTIVYANLAARQLLSHGARLEGYALQEVLQGAAPALVEALARGGDGLFSAGEGEDEEVYHLARRQFSLNGRRHELLLLRQLTAELRRQEVQTWKKVIRVISHELNNSLAPLASLAHSGAQLVQRGQTERLPQILATIGERTRHLESFILGYARFAKLPAPRLEACRWDALVARLAAQVDFRLAAPLPDEAARIDVAQMEQALLNLLKNAHESGSRPEDIELQVRRVPDPLKEITRIDVLDRGSGMSEAVLTNALVPFYSTKRSGTGLGLALAREIAEAHGGRIMLSNREGGGLAVTLIL, encoded by the coding sequence ATGAACGCGCGCCGCGACGCTGGCGACAGCGAACCTGCGGGCGGCGACAGGGAAACAGGCGCCGGCGCACGCGCAAGCGCCAACGCCCGGTCGAGCGATAGCGGGACCACGAACCGCGCCGGAAACGCGGGCGACGATAGCAGCCTGCCACCGGGCGGCTCGCAAGCAGGCAGCCCGCAGCGCGACGCCGGGCGGCGCAAGGGTCTGCGCCTTTCCCTGGCCACGCGCTGGTCGGCCCTGGTCGGCACGCTGCTCGCGCTCGGCATCGTCATCGCCTTGACGCTCGACCGCCTGCTGCCGGGACGCACGCCGCTAGTGCTCGGCCTCTCGCTGCTGTGCGTGGTGCCGATCGCGCTGATCACGCTGCGCGCCCAGATCCAGCCGATCCTGTCGCTGCTGCGCGCGCTGGAAGGCACCGTGGCCAGCTACCGCGACGGCGATTTCTCGTTCGGCCTGCACTGGCCGCAGAACGACGAACTGGCCGACCTGGTGCGCGCCCACAATGCGCTCGGCGACGTGCTGCGCGCGCAGCGCCTCGACCTGGTCCAGCGCGAATTGCTGCTCGACACCATGGTGCAGAACACGCCGGTGGCCATGCTGCTGGTGGCCGAACCTGTCGGCGAACGTACCCAGCGCACCATCGTCTACGCCAACCTGGCGGCGCGCCAGCTGCTCTCGCACGGCGCCAGGCTGGAGGGATACGCGCTGCAGGAAGTGCTGCAGGGCGCGGCGCCGGCCCTGGTCGAGGCGCTGGCGCGCGGCGGCGACGGCCTGTTCTCGGCCGGAGAGGGAGAAGACGAAGAGGTGTACCACCTGGCGCGCCGCCAGTTCAGCCTGAACGGCCGGCGCCACGAACTGCTGCTGCTGCGCCAGCTGACCGCGGAGTTGCGGCGCCAGGAAGTGCAGACCTGGAAAAAGGTCATCCGCGTGATCAGCCACGAGTTGAACAATTCGCTGGCGCCGCTGGCCTCGCTCGCCCATTCCGGCGCCCAGCTGGTGCAGCGCGGCCAGACCGAACGCTTGCCGCAGATCCTGGCCACCATCGGCGAGCGCACGCGCCACCTGGAGAGTTTCATTCTCGGCTATGCGCGCTTCGCCAAGCTGCCGGCGCCGCGCCTGGAAGCCTGCCGCTGGGACGCGCTGGTGGCGCGCCTGGCGGCCCAGGTGGACTTCCGGCTGGCGGCGCCGCTGCCGGACGAAGCGGCGCGCATCGACGTCGCCCAGATGGAGCAGGCGCTATTGAACCTGCTGAAGAACGCCCACGAATCCGGCTCGCGTCCCGAAGACATCGAACTGCAGGTGCGGCGCGTGCCCGATCCGCTCAAGGAGATCACGCGCATCGACGTGCTCGACCGCGGCAGCGGCATGAGCGAAGCGGTGCTGACCAATGCGCTGGTGCCGTTCTATTCCACCAAGCGCAGCGGCACCGGCCTGGGACTGGCGCTGGCGCGCGAGATCGCCGAGGCGCATGGGGGGCGCATCATGCTGTCCAACCGCGAGGGCGGCGGATTGGCGGTCACGCTGATTTTGTAG